The Glandiceps talaboti chromosome 19, keGlaTala1.1, whole genome shotgun sequence genome contains a region encoding:
- the LOC144450038 gene encoding visual pigment-like receptor peropsin: MDETTELPLSIQGFSEGGNIAMGFYLLIAAVLAVLGNGFVLEMFRRYRQLISPTSLLLISLAMADLGMALFAIPLPCISSFAGRWLFQDEGCLFHGFVGILFGLASIGNLAVISIDRYLVICRRDLLWSYRQYFFLIAIVWFNALIWALVPLFGWSSYVLEPDNTACTIHWMKNDTYYISYVSCVFVVCFLIPFCLMTFDYHAVYRRMARAGYEASGSGTVVANQTEDEDDDVSKSNIEPRSVDWSEAMYVTKMCIALVIVFILSWLPYATIFLWAAFGDPHAIPLAFTGVAESLSKASAFINPALYVMMNPRFRQHVGKMLGCSSDDDTVPRIGSDRQKVVFIKRKEAEDPQLTSFDDALA, translated from the exons ATGGACGAGACTACGGAACTACCGCTATCGATTCAGGGTTTTTCAGAAGGAGGGAATATAGCAATGGGATTTTATCTTCTTATAGCAG CTGTGTTGGCAGTACTTGGTAACGGTTTTGTTCTGGAAATGTTCAGACGATATCGACAATTGATTTCTCCAACGAGTCTTCTCCTAATAAGCCTGGCTATGGCGGATCTAG GAATGGCGTTGTTTGCAATACCCTTACCATGTATTTCCAGCTTTGCTGGACGATGGTTATTCCAAGATGAAGGATGTCTTTTCCACGGATTTGTAGGGATACTCTTCGGTCTTGCAAGTATTGGGAACCTGGCAGTTATAAGTATTGATCGCTATCTGGTTATATGTAGACGAGATTTGT TGTGGTCATATCGTCAGTACTTCTTTCTCATAGCCATCGTCTGGTTCAACGCCCTCATCTGGGCATTAGTACCGCTATTCGGTTGGAGTTCGTACGTTCTGGAGCCGGATAATACAGCATGTACAATTCACTGGATGAAGAATGACACTTACTACATATCCTACGTGAGCTGTGTGTTCGTTGTTTGTTTCCTCATACCATTTTGCCTCATGACGTTTGACTACCATGCAGTGTATAGACGAATGGCTAGAGCTGGTTATGAGGCTAGCGGAAGTGGCACTGTGGTGGCCAATCAGACTGAAGACGAGGATGATGACGTCAGTAAAAGTAATATCGAACCCCGAAGCGTTGATTGGTCGGAAGCCATGTACGTCACAAAG aTGTGTATAGCACTGGTTATCGTCTTCATCCTTTCCTGGTTGCCCTACGCAACGATCTTTCTCTGGGCAGCGTTTGGTGATCCACACGCTATCCCGCTAGCGTTCACTGGCGTAGCTGAATCACTGTCCAAGGCATCAGCTTTTATAAATCCCGCCCTCTACGTCATGATGAATCCTCGATTTCGACAACACGTTGGCAAGATGTTGGGTTGTTCGTCTGATGACGACACGGTTCCTCGAATTGGCAGTGATCGTCAGAAAGTTGTCTTTATAAAACGGAAGGAGGCCGAGGATCCGCAATTAACATCATTTGATGATGCCCTGGCCTAA